The DNA region ACCGTGGCGTAGGCGATCTGCTTCGCATGGGCCGCGGTGTCGCAGCAGAAGAACTCGATGTCTTCTACTTCCCATCGGTCTACAGCTATTTTCCCATCCCCTCGCGGTTGAAAGTGGCTGTCGCCATCCACGACACCATCCCCGAACGGCATGGCCGTGTCGTTCTTCCCGATTGGCGCACGCGGTTGCTATGGAATCTGAAATCGCGCCTTGCCCGTTGGCAGGCGACCAGCATCGTGACCGTTTCCGAATACGCGCGCGGCCGCATCGCGAGCGAGATGCGGATCCCGGAGGAGCGGATCTTCGTGACGCCCGAGGGCCCGTCGCCTGCCTTCTCGCAACGGGCGGACCGGAGCCCGCTCACACGTTGGCTCGCAGACCATGACGTCCCGACCGATGCGCCCTACCTGCTCTACGTAGGCGGCTTCAACCCACACAAGAATGTGATCGGCTTCGTGCGGGCCCTTGGAAGAACGACTCCGCCCAAGGATCTGCACGTGATCCTCGTGGGCGACTACCAGGGCGATGTGTTCCACGGCAACGTCACGGCGATCCGCCGGGAGGTCGCACTCGCGGGTCTCACCGATCGGGTGCTGTGGGCCGGTTTCGTGCCGGACGATTCGCTCTGCGATCTCTACAACGGCGCGACCGCCCTGGTGCTTCCGTCCCTCGAAGAAGGCTTTGGATTGCCCGCGGTCGAAGCGGCGGCCTGTGGCACGCCGTGCCTCGCCACTGTCGAGAGCCCTCTTCCCGACGTGCTCCGCGGCGGCGGCCTGTTCTTCGACCCGAAGGACTCCGGTGGCTTCGAGGGCTGCCCCGAAGCCTTCTGGAGCGACCCGGCACGCCGGGACGCGCTGGGGCAGGTGGCTCTCGAGCGGGCAAACGCACTCTCCTGGGACATCACCGCCCGCGAAACACGACGTGCCCTCGAGGCCACCGCCGGCATGCCACCTTCATGAAGATCGCGATGGTCACCACCTTCTATCCCCCCTACCACTTCGGGGGCGACGCGATCTTCATACGTCGGCTCACCCATGCGCTGGCCATCGCCCAGGGTCTGTTGTGGCGAAGTGGCCTGATGGCCCTCGGGCTCATCGGGGGCGTCGTGGCGATGTTCGTTCCAAAGCCCACCGAATCCGGCGACC from bacterium includes:
- a CDS encoding glycosyltransferase family 4 protein; its protein translation is MGERLRIGIDGTCLGSGRGYGRFLRELLPPLIAEGAHDYLLFVDHETAEAAPLPESVANMPTCRLATRESQAAAASARGNRGVGDLLRMGRGVAAEELDVFYFPSVYSYFPIPSRLKVAVAIHDTIPERHGRVVLPDWRTRLLWNLKSRLARWQATSIVTVSEYARGRIASEMRIPEERIFVTPEGPSPAFSQRADRSPLTRWLADHDVPTDAPYLLYVGGFNPHKNVIGFVRALGRTTPPKDLHVILVGDYQGDVFHGNVTAIRREVALAGLTDRVLWAGFVPDDSLCDLYNGATALVLPSLEEGFGLPAVEAAACGTPCLATVESPLPDVLRGGGLFFDPKDSGGFEGCPEAFWSDPARRDALGQVALERANALSWDITARETRRALEATAGMPPS